Genomic window (Amaranthus tricolor cultivar Red isolate AtriRed21 chromosome 7, ASM2621246v1, whole genome shotgun sequence):
TCCAACCAAGTTTATGACCTCGAGTGGTCACTCCCATAACCACGAAAACAATAATAACGCTCGTGAAATTTCCAACCGATATGGACAACATGACAAGCGAGCTTCCGATAGATTTTATTCCATCGGGAGCTTGTCCATTGAAAAACTCTAAGGACCCTACGTACATAAATACTTCAGAAGTTCCCACAAGTAAGTATTGCGGCATTTGCCAAAGCACGCTCAACATACTACTTTTCTTATTTGGTAACACTTTTTTAAGTCGTTGGATTTCTGTAATTCCGGCTGCAGCCATAGCTAGTATACCAATTATTAGTCCAATTCCCATTCGTTCAAGTTCACTTAAACCTTTAGAATATTTACGTAGTTTTTTAAGCATAGGGATAAGGATATGATTATATATAACCGTGGTAACGACCACACTTAAGATGTCGAACAAAGACATACTTGCTGCAGGGATCTCGAATTTTCCAAATATACGTGTGTCCATAACATCGCCTTGCTCGACGAACATAGACGCCATTTGAGTGAAGATGACTGAGTACATTATAGTACAAACCCAAAGAGGAATGAAATTAAGCACACATTTGGCTTCCTCTACTTGTGTCACGCTGCACGTACGCCATGGATTACAAGGATCTACTCTATCTTTGCTTGTTAGTGTTGCTGCTTTGTCCAAAAACCTGAAATTTATGCACAAATTTTATTCCAAACATTAGAGCCGTTTTGAAAATTTTCGGACCCTatgcaaaacttttattttgtgtcttatttatagtaaatatatttatttgattaattaacttaacatattttttttattaactttttcatatataggATAAAGAGGGGGCCCTGTGCGGTCAATCACCTCGCACACCCTCAAAGACCCCCTGCCAAACATAATAATGAGCTAAATCTAATTTTAAGAAAGGAATCATGttagttaattaataattgatgACATGGAAGGTTCTGAGCATATTCAATATGTTCGACTGCACATGACACCGAAAAATTAGAGGCCTTAATATTATATTACTCCGTATATGTTAggtgtttaaagatacaaaattgttaaaaaaatatcattattttaatattacacaGAGCCTTCGTAGAATTTGTCAACTTTCACTCCACCCTTGATTGATAACGTTCCATCTCTCCTTGATTCtattataactaatacaaaattataatgaatttttgtacttataaaattaattaaacttaatAGCAagctaatttaattttaagaataaaattcaaattaatctTCAATTAGCTTAGTGATTGATGACTTTCCTTTTACCATTAGTTGGGTTCACACCATCAACAAAAAAGATTAATCATCTCTTCCCAttacacaaacaaaaaaaagttgTGAATTTAaaagtgttagagtatataacatattctgaggcctcaaccatcagcttaagcttttagttgatttggttccttaacatggtatcagaagcaaTGTGACAAGATGTCacgagtttgaatctcaaccacacattatttaagtggaatatttagcatcAGGTATGAGGCGTGTCTGTGCTGCATCCATACTTctagcctcaaccatcaacttacttttagttgaattggtttcttgaAAAAGCAACTTAAAACTTACTTAAAATTTTCAGAGTGAACAATCTTTCTACTTCCCTTGATAGCAGATTCAGACCCTTGAACTTCATATAACTCACTCGGAGCACCAACTTGCACATCCCACTTCTTAAACATAGCCCAAAACACTTGTAAAATGCGCGGAATAGGATTACCATGCGGCTTGATCACCCGATACCACTTCAATATAACTAAAAACAATGCAAGCCCTAATAATGCAGCAATGGTTGACAATAAAAACCCAAGAGTCCAATATCCTTTGTCTTCATAATACACTAATAAAGAGTTGGATAATACAGAGCCAAGGTTAAGTGCAacataaaaaaaggaaaaaaattttgaTCTTGCATATAAGCCTGTTTGGGTAGTATCATCAAATTGGTCTGCCCCAAATGTTACACATGTTGGTTGATGCCCTCCATATCCTAATGCCACCATAAATATTGCTAGAAAGAATATATTTTGAATAGATCCGGATACTTCTTGACATTCCAAGTTACCATCACCACAACCTTTTGGTTTCAACATTAATTTCCATGACGTTATTGAAAGTAATATCAAACCCTaacaaaacaacaactttataaattaattcaaaatgataaaaacaattaaataagaaataattaattagtaatgaGAGAATTAGGAAACATACCGGGATTAATATGAGTTGGGAAATAAAAAAAGTGCGGAAACGACCCAGGTAAGAATCACTAATAAAGGCAGcaaa
Coding sequences:
- the LOC130818640 gene encoding protein NRT1/ PTR FAMILY 7.1-like, producing MGVMNLNEEVENMLYYAGSSKAVRMSTKGRSTKRASGQVLKLIYNQSHHNHLLNISDVYGLERERNDPVQSHEEPTNNNNEVERERDDPHATQSTNRILKKRGGWICANVLLVNQALVTLAYFGVSINLVLFLTRVLKKENAIALNQVSIWTGIVYLFSFFAAFISDSYLGRFRTFFISQLILIPGLILLSITSWKLMLKPKGCGDGNLECQEVSGSIQNIFFLAIFMVALGYGGHQPTCVTFGADQFDDTTQTGLYARSKFFSFFYVALNLGSVLSNSLLVYYEDKGYWTLGFLLSTIAALLGLALFLVILKWYRVIKPHGNPIPRILQVFWAMFKKWDVQVGAPSELYEVQGSESAIKGSRKIVHSENFKFLDKAATLTSKDRVDPCNPWRTCSVTQVEEAKCVLNFIPLWVCTIMYSVIFTQMASMFVEQGDVMDTRIFGKFEIPAASMSLFDILSVVVTTVIYNHILIPMLKKLRKYSKGLSELERMGIGLIIGILAMAAAGITEIQRLKKVLPNKKSSMLSVLWQMPQYLLVGTSEVFMYVGSLEFFNGQAPDGIKSIGSSLVMLSISVGNFTSVIIVFVVMGVTTRGHKLGWIPSDLNQGHIDRFYFLILGLSVINLIVFRFFARRYKPVRFEDNSFRPESEHLFENPENQEVTTNV